A genome region from Chengkuizengella sp. SCS-71B includes the following:
- a CDS encoding pyridoxal-dependent decarboxylase — protein MEQKNCKMEHHRLATPCYVIDLNQFEQNINNIKSEFIKEWGYNIILGYSIKTNHLPFFLSYAKKNGFYSEAVSSDEYYYAISQGYEPKEIIYNGPQKDCETVQKALSEGSIVNLDNFQDLKLIEKILPNIKKDGINIGIRVNFDLESICNGETNFEDEFSRFGFCVENGEFENALLYLDKLNCTVRGLHLHYTTKTRSLSVFKAIAKKVAELILKYKMKDGLKFIDMGGGFWGGRKFQNKPTMEEYSKTIAYELKKVIPPDKVQLILEPGSSLLATAVYYLTRVINTRVIRNTNIITVDGSLLHVNPFLNKRELDFSTYSLDRKLVSKQIICGSTCLEYDRILNLNDYNEFRVGDIIKIHNAGAYTMPFNNCFINCPPRIYLQDSNGYTQIRDEAISLMERI, from the coding sequence GTGGAGCAAAAAAATTGTAAAATGGAGCATCATAGGCTTGCTACACCATGTTATGTAATTGATTTAAACCAATTTGAACAAAATATTAACAATATTAAATCAGAGTTCATTAAAGAGTGGGGTTATAATATTATACTAGGGTATTCTATAAAAACCAATCATTTACCATTTTTTTTATCCTATGCAAAAAAAAATGGTTTTTACTCGGAAGCAGTCTCAAGTGATGAATACTACTATGCAATTTCTCAAGGATATGAACCTAAGGAAATAATATATAACGGACCTCAAAAGGATTGCGAAACAGTTCAAAAAGCACTTAGTGAAGGCAGTATTGTTAATCTTGATAATTTCCAAGACCTTAAGCTTATAGAAAAAATTTTACCAAACATTAAGAAGGATGGAATTAATATTGGAATAAGGGTGAATTTTGACCTAGAGAGTATTTGCAATGGTGAAACTAATTTCGAAGATGAATTTAGTAGATTTGGATTTTGTGTTGAAAATGGAGAATTTGAAAATGCACTCTTATATCTAGATAAGTTAAACTGTACTGTTCGTGGCTTGCATCTTCATTATACAACAAAAACACGTAGCCTATCAGTGTTCAAAGCAATTGCAAAAAAAGTAGCTGAGTTAATTTTAAAGTACAAAATGAAAGATGGTTTAAAGTTTATAGATATGGGTGGTGGCTTTTGGGGAGGTAGAAAGTTTCAGAATAAACCTACTATGGAGGAATATAGCAAGACCATAGCTTACGAACTAAAGAAAGTTATTCCACCAGACAAGGTACAACTAATTCTTGAGCCTGGATCTTCGCTTCTTGCAACAGCAGTTTATTATTTAACAAGAGTAATCAATACAAGAGTTATTAGAAATACAAATATCATAACTGTAGATGGTTCACTATTACATGTAAATCCATTTTTGAATAAAAGAGAGCTTGACTTTTCTACTTATTCTTTAGATCGCAAATTGGTTTCTAAGCAGATAATATGTGGGAGCACATGTCTTGAATATGACAGGATTCTCAATCTTAATGATTATAATGAATTTAGGGTCGGAGATATTATCAAGATTCACAATGCCGGAGCATACACCATGCCCTTTAATAACTGTTTTATTAATTGTCCACCTCGTATTTATTTACAAGATAGTAACGGCTACACACAAATTAGAGATGAGGCAATTTCTTTAATGGAACGAATATAA
- a CDS encoding NAD-dependent epimerase/dehydratase family protein, translated as MVNGKYCIAIMCVGTIVGQSVITSCNLSNLPIKTIGLGTDPFAFGGYECDEMDYVPSIYSKDYISELIKKCKKYAVDLIIPGLDDDALILSQNINKLTEEGLQVIVSEKELIELTRDKAYICEKLTPIADIFVKSYTLSEVQSWFDQHKFPLIAKPRGGAGSNGVEILLKKEDLARLTDQHIIQELAIPKQDDPFREEYLNQIAKGINCQFSEISIQVVTNKEGKLIGKMVLYKKKMKNGVATETLPYKDDYIWSEIDKLLPTLRDLGHRGPLNIQGRLTDQGLKIFEMNPRFTGTTGMRAMMGFNEVESCIKEWLDLQSSTGPLKVNYNKFAIKQTTEKIISVENNLKIKHLSTQIYKPSLNLKKSILITGASGYLAQALIKRLSSENCNILAFSRKKDNIKSFYKENDNVSSFDHHDLHNGNLQLGQVDYLIHCGFARSHHTNEQIADSLNFTNKLMDSAIAHQIPAVINISSQSVYGTKQSTKWTEDTSVIPETVYAQAKYATELMTSTVHKINKHSFETSLRLSTLSGGLTGLVPMDLITKFVNHVLNNETIEIWDRKQKIERLDVRDAADAIVALLKTDYRNWKSVYNVGTGHSHSILEIANMVADVAKSKYGLKVDIKISPESRKTSSVMDSSQFFELTNWKPQFSLEDTIVSLFECLEP; from the coding sequence ATGGTAAATGGAAAATATTGCATTGCTATCATGTGTGTAGGAACTATTGTCGGGCAGTCAGTAATTACTTCCTGCAACCTATCAAATTTACCTATAAAAACGATCGGATTAGGTACAGATCCATTTGCTTTTGGAGGTTATGAATGTGATGAAATGGATTACGTCCCTTCTATTTATTCCAAGGATTATATTTCAGAGTTAATTAAAAAATGCAAAAAATATGCCGTTGATTTAATCATCCCAGGTTTAGATGATGATGCTTTAATCTTATCTCAAAACATAAACAAATTAACAGAAGAAGGACTACAAGTGATTGTATCTGAGAAAGAGTTAATTGAATTGACTAGAGATAAGGCATATATCTGTGAGAAGCTTACTCCTATTGCTGATATTTTCGTGAAAAGCTACACCCTTTCAGAAGTACAATCATGGTTCGACCAACATAAATTCCCATTGATTGCTAAACCGCGAGGGGGAGCTGGTTCGAATGGGGTTGAGATATTATTGAAAAAAGAAGATTTGGCAAGACTTACTGACCAACATATTATTCAGGAATTAGCAATTCCAAAACAAGACGATCCATTTCGTGAAGAATATCTAAATCAAATTGCCAAAGGTATAAATTGTCAGTTTTCTGAAATCTCTATTCAGGTAGTTACGAATAAAGAAGGGAAATTGATAGGTAAAATGGTATTATATAAGAAAAAAATGAAAAATGGCGTAGCAACTGAAACACTTCCTTACAAAGATGACTATATATGGTCTGAAATAGATAAATTGCTTCCTACTTTGCGGGATTTAGGACATAGAGGTCCTTTAAATATTCAAGGACGATTAACTGATCAGGGTTTAAAAATATTTGAAATGAATCCGCGATTTACAGGGACTACAGGTATGAGGGCTATGATGGGGTTTAATGAGGTTGAAAGTTGTATTAAAGAATGGCTCGATCTTCAATCATCCACTGGTCCACTAAAAGTTAATTATAATAAATTTGCAATTAAACAAACGACAGAAAAAATAATTTCTGTTGAAAACAATCTAAAAATTAAACACTTATCAACACAGATATATAAACCATCACTTAATTTAAAGAAGAGTATTTTAATAACAGGAGCTAGTGGTTACTTAGCACAAGCCTTAATTAAACGATTATCATCTGAAAACTGCAATATTTTAGCGTTTAGTAGAAAAAAGGATAATATTAAATCATTTTATAAAGAGAATGACAACGTTTCTTCTTTTGATCACCATGATCTTCATAATGGAAATTTACAATTAGGGCAGGTAGATTATTTAATTCATTGTGGTTTTGCCCGCTCACACCACACAAATGAACAAATTGCAGATAGTTTAAATTTCACAAATAAACTGATGGATTCTGCGATTGCACATCAAATTCCTGCTGTTATCAACATTTCTTCACAAAGTGTGTATGGAACAAAACAGTCTACTAAATGGACAGAAGATACATCAGTTATACCTGAAACTGTATATGCTCAGGCCAAGTATGCAACAGAGTTAATGACGAGCACCGTACATAAGATCAATAAACATTCATTCGAGACTTCATTAAGGTTATCAACTTTATCTGGTGGTTTAACAGGATTAGTACCTATGGATTTGATTACAAAGTTTGTTAATCATGTACTCAATAATGAAACAATAGAAATATGGGATAGAAAGCAGAAAATAGAGAGGTTAGATGTAAGAGATGCAGCTGATGCAATAGTCGCCTTATTAAAAACAGACTATAGAAATTGGAAATCAGTTTATAACGTAGGAACAGGTCATTCACACTCAATATTAGAAATTGCGAATATGGTAGCGGATGTAGCTAAATCAAAATATGGTTTAAAGGTTGATATTAAAATAAGCCCTGAAAGTAGAAAAACTTCTTCAGTTATGGACTCATCCCAATTTTTTGAGTTAACTAATTGGAAACCTCAATTTTCTTTAGAGGATACCATTGTGTCATTATTTGAATGCCTAGAGCCTTGA
- a CDS encoding NAD-dependent epimerase/dehydratase family protein: protein MVNGKYCIAIMCVGTIVGQSVVTSCNLSNLPIKTIGLGTDPFAFCGYECDEMDYVPSIYSKDYISELIKKCKKYAVDLIIPGLDDDALILSQNINKLTEEGLQVIVSEKELIELTSDKAYMCEQLTPIADIFVKSYTLSEVLSWIDQHKFPLIAKPREGSGSEGVKILLKKEDLSRLTDQHIIQELAVPKQDDPFRKEYLNQIAKGINCQLSEISIQVVTNKKGKMIGKMALYNKKMKNGVPIETLPYDDDDIWSEIDKLLPTLRDLGHRGPLNIQGRLTDEGLKIFEMNPRFSANTGMRAMVGFNEVESCIKDWLDLQSPIAPLKANYNKFTIRKPTEKIISVENNIKIKQLSTQIYKPSLNLKKSILITGASGFLAQALIKRLSSENCNILAFSRKKDNIKSFYKENDNVSSFDHHDLHNGNLQLGQVDYLIHCGFARSHHTNEQIADSLNFTNKLMESAIAHQIPAVINISSQSVYGTKQSTKWTEDTSVIPETVYAQAKYATELMTSTVHKINKHSFETSLRLSTLSGGLTGLVPMDLITKFVNHVLNNETIEIWDGERKIERLDVRDVADAIAALLKTDYRNWKSVYNLGTGHSHSILEIANMVADVAKSKYGLKVDIKISPESRKTSSVMDSSQFFELTNWKPQFSLEDTIVSLFECLKP from the coding sequence ATGGTAAATGGAAAATATTGCATTGCTATTATGTGTGTAGGAACTATTGTTGGGCAGTCAGTAGTTACTTCCTGCAACCTATCAAATTTACCTATAAAAACGATTGGATTAGGTACAGATCCATTTGCTTTTTGTGGTTATGAATGTGATGAAATGGATTACGTCCCTTCTATTTATTCCAAGGATTACATTTCAGAGTTAATTAAAAAATGCAAAAAATATGCTGTTGATTTAATCATCCCTGGTTTAGATGATGATGCTTTAATCTTATCTCAAAACATAAACAAATTAACTGAAGAAGGACTGCAAGTGATCGTATCTGAAAAAGAGTTAATTGAATTGACTAGTGATAAGGCATATATGTGTGAGCAACTTACTCCTATTGCTGATATTTTCGTAAAAAGCTACACCCTTTCAGAGGTACTATCATGGATCGATCAACATAAATTCCCGTTAATTGCCAAACCACGTGAGGGATCTGGTTCAGAAGGGGTTAAGATATTATTGAAAAAAGAAGATTTGTCAAGACTCACTGACCAACATATCATTCAGGAATTGGCAGTACCAAAACAAGACGATCCATTTCGTAAAGAATACCTAAATCAAATTGCCAAAGGTATAAATTGTCAACTTTCTGAAATATCAATTCAGGTAGTTACGAATAAAAAAGGGAAAATGATAGGTAAAATGGCTTTATATAATAAAAAAATGAAAAATGGCGTACCGATTGAAACATTACCTTACGATGATGATGATATATGGTCTGAAATAGATAAATTGCTTCCCACTCTTCGGGATTTAGGGCACAGAGGACCTTTAAATATTCAAGGACGATTAACTGATGAGGGTTTAAAAATATTTGAAATGAATCCACGGTTTTCAGCGAATACAGGCATGAGGGCTATGGTGGGATTTAATGAGGTTGAAAGCTGTATTAAAGACTGGCTCGATCTTCAATCACCCATTGCTCCCCTAAAAGCTAATTATAATAAATTTACGATTAGAAAACCGACAGAAAAAATAATTTCTGTTGAAAACAATATAAAAATAAAACAATTATCAACACAGATATATAAACCATCGCTTAATTTAAAGAAGAGTATTTTAATAACAGGAGCTAGTGGTTTTTTAGCACAAGCCTTAATTAAACGATTATCATCTGAAAACTGCAATATTTTAGCGTTTAGTAGAAAAAAGGATAATATTAAATCATTTTATAAAGAGAATGACAACGTTTCTTCTTTTGATCATCATGATCTTCATAATGGAAATTTACAATTAGGGCAGGTAGATTATTTAATTCATTGTGGTTTTGCCCGCTCACACCACACAAATGAACAAATTGCAGATAGTTTAAATTTCACAAATAAACTGATGGAATCCGCGATTGCACATCAAATTCCTGCTGTTATCAACATTTCTTCACAGAGTGTGTATGGAACAAAACAATCTACTAAATGGACAGAAGATACATCAGTTATACCTGAAACTGTATATGCTCAGGCCAAGTATGCAACAGAGTTAATGACGAGCACCGTACATAAGATCAATAAACATTCATTCGAGACCTCATTAAGGCTATCAACTTTATCTGGTGGCTTAACAGGGTTAGTACCTATGGATTTGATTACAAAGTTTGTAAATCATGTACTCAATAATGAAACAATAGAAATATGGGATGGAGAGCGGAAAATAGAGAGGTTAGATGTAAGAGATGTAGCTGATGCAATAGCCGCCCTATTAAAAACAGACTATAGAAATTGGAAATCAGTTTATAACTTAGGAACGGGTCATTCACACTCAATATTAGAAATTGCAAATATGGTAGCGGATGTAGCTAAATCAAAATATGGTTTAAAGGTTGATATTAAAATAAGCCCTGAAAGTAGGAAAACTTCTTCAGTTATGGACTCATCCCAATTTTTTGAATTAACTAATTGGAAACCTCAATTTTCTTTAGAGGATACTATTGTGTCATTATTTGAATGCCTTAAACCTTGA
- a CDS encoding DegT/DnrJ/EryC1/StrS family aminotransferase yields MISKFNEPIMVTRPLLPSLQNINNQLQEIWESKWITNNGPKNKELREALKEYLAVNHLSLFSNGTLGLLLGIKSLELTGEVITTPFTFPATVGALEWNGLTPVFCDIDNVTLTIDANKIEALITERTSAILAVHVLGIPCEVDKIQQVADKYHLKVIYDGAHVFGAKLNCKPIGEFGDMTMFSFHATKLFNTIEGGAVTFKDKTLDRKLQLFKNFGISGPDTVELSGINAKLNEIQAAVGLEVLKLVPEQRKKRHYIKQLYETNLKTISGIRIVTKHEEQESSYQFFIIEINEKEFGINRNQLHEKLKDYNVFTRKYFYPLCSDFTWYHDLPSAQQKYLPTAYEKIETVLALPFYGELTTEEVIQICEIIKFIQKKASTDVLANWE; encoded by the coding sequence GTGATTAGCAAATTTAATGAACCTATTATGGTTACTAGACCTTTATTACCGAGTTTACAAAATATTAACAATCAGTTGCAAGAAATATGGGAAAGTAAATGGATTACAAATAATGGTCCTAAAAATAAAGAATTGCGAGAAGCATTAAAAGAATATTTAGCTGTTAATCATTTGTCATTGTTTAGTAACGGTACATTAGGTCTGTTATTAGGTATTAAATCTTTAGAGTTAACTGGAGAAGTGATTACAACTCCTTTTACATTCCCAGCCACAGTGGGAGCACTTGAATGGAATGGATTAACTCCAGTGTTTTGTGATATTGACAATGTAACTTTAACTATAGATGCCAATAAGATTGAAGCACTAATCACTGAGCGAACCAGTGCAATTTTGGCTGTACACGTTTTGGGTATACCTTGTGAAGTGGACAAAATTCAACAAGTTGCTGATAAATATCATTTGAAAGTCATTTATGATGGTGCTCATGTTTTTGGGGCAAAGCTTAATTGCAAGCCAATAGGGGAATTTGGTGATATGACGATGTTTAGCTTTCATGCCACCAAATTATTTAACACTATTGAAGGAGGGGCGGTTACATTTAAAGATAAGACTTTAGATAGAAAGCTCCAGCTATTTAAAAATTTTGGGATTAGCGGTCCAGATACTGTAGAATTGTCTGGTATAAACGCTAAACTAAATGAAATTCAAGCAGCAGTTGGATTAGAAGTACTTAAATTAGTGCCAGAACAGCGTAAAAAACGTCATTATATAAAACAACTATATGAAACAAATTTAAAAACAATTTCTGGGATTAGAATAGTAACAAAACATGAAGAACAAGAGAGCAGCTATCAGTTTTTTATTATTGAGATAAATGAAAAAGAATTTGGCATTAATCGTAATCAATTACATGAAAAGTTGAAAGATTACAATGTGTTCACTCGCAAGTATTTTTATCCATTATGCAGTGATTTCACATGGTATCATGATCTTCCATCCGCTCAGCAAAAATATCTTCCTACAGCTTATGAAAAAATTGAGACCGTTTTAGCTTTACCGTTTTATGGAGAATTAACGACGGAGGAGGTGATACAAATTTGTGAAATTATCAAGTTTATTCAAAAAAAAGCATCAACTGATGTATTAGCGAACTGGGAATAA